One Pseudonocardia sediminis DNA window includes the following coding sequences:
- a CDS encoding FAD-dependent oxidoreductase has translation MTAHVVVAGGGIAGNAAALALRRAGIAATVVESRPADHVGGAGVRLNPNAMDALRAIGVDGAVIAASAPLVRTEVYSPAGERLSYRLAADPASPRGLPRSMLWTRLATTLRDEAVRAGARFRHDTRVVGASETQDGVVARLDDGTEVLADALVGADGVRSAVRTWIDPDAPAPQGGRTRTIYGFTPDPPVEPPPPEVLRIHLGARAFFASRRDAHSGGCSWFTNIPVPDGEGDGDPRDLLDELFGDSPAGDTVRHADRVLGFDDLALPHVPRWHTDRMVVIGDALHVAPPASEQGAAMAIEDGVVLGRCLRDLPSPAEAFAAFERLRRERVEAVVALGLGGAAKVHRRGPARLVARVRDRLATLTDWQRRPPTGGPAWAYDHHIDWMETVNR, from the coding sequence GTGACCGCCCACGTCGTGGTCGCCGGGGGCGGCATCGCCGGGAACGCGGCCGCGCTCGCGCTGCGCCGGGCCGGCATCGCGGCGACGGTCGTGGAGTCCCGGCCGGCCGACCACGTCGGGGGCGCCGGCGTCCGACTGAACCCGAACGCGATGGACGCGCTGCGCGCGATCGGCGTCGACGGCGCGGTGATCGCCGCGTCGGCCCCGCTCGTGCGCACCGAGGTCTACTCCCCCGCCGGGGAACGGCTGAGCTACCGGCTCGCGGCCGACCCCGCCTCCCCCCGCGGTCTGCCCCGGTCGATGCTCTGGACCCGGCTCGCGACGACCCTGCGCGACGAGGCGGTCCGGGCCGGGGCGCGGTTCCGGCACGACACCCGCGTCGTCGGCGCCTCCGAGACCCAGGACGGCGTCGTCGCCCGGCTCGACGACGGCACCGAGGTCCTCGCGGACGCGCTCGTCGGCGCGGACGGCGTGCGGTCGGCGGTGCGGACGTGGATCGACCCGGACGCCCCGGCGCCGCAGGGCGGGCGGACCCGCACGATCTACGGCTTCACCCCGGACCCGCCGGTCGAGCCGCCACCCCCGGAGGTGCTGCGCATCCACCTGGGGGCCCGGGCGTTCTTCGCCTCCCGCCGCGACGCCCACTCCGGGGGCTGCTCGTGGTTCACCAACATCCCCGTCCCCGACGGCGAGGGCGACGGGGACCCGCGGGATCTGCTCGACGAGCTGTTCGGCGACTCCCCCGCCGGGGACACCGTGCGGCACGCCGACCGCGTGCTGGGCTTCGACGACCTCGCGCTCCCGCACGTCCCCCGCTGGCACACCGACCGGATGGTCGTCATCGGCGACGCGCTGCACGTCGCGCCGCCGGCGTCGGAGCAGGGCGCGGCGATGGCGATCGAGGACGGCGTCGTGCTGGGCCGGTGCCTGCGCGACCTGCCCTCCCCGGCGGAGGCGTTCGCCGCGTTCGAGCGCCTGCGCCGCGAGCGGGTGGAGGCGGTGGTCGCCCTCGGCCTGGGCGGGGCGGCGAAGGTCCACCGGCGGGGCCCGGCCCGGCTCGTCGCGCGCGTCCGGGACCGCCTCGCCACACTGACCGACTGGCAGCGCCGCCCGCCCACCGGCGGCCCGGCGTGGGCCTATGACCACCACATCGACTGGATGGAGACGGTGAACCGATGA
- a CDS encoding ATP-binding protein translates to MNFRAGVEVGLQRAYAVLLVLFGASWAALAVQGLGGTGPVGGAPLSTAAAVAFVVTSAVLVVRGLTTRLGPADVAVMALVDAAVQVAFVLEEPAGLVVGYRTQPGVAALVPLLTLAPRRFGIPGAAGVVGLLVVTSIPADGVLAAFLNVWPLLVAGSIAAGMAPALRTAGARADAAARAERDARIAADVAGAEREASAEFARILHDDVSAALRGAATPTVPADERRAEARRAVEALDGSPGTAAETGEVDLRETLAGLTGHTPRRTTVPDAPVPVPAGVADAVLGATREALRNVDRHAGANEVALRLDDGPRPRVTISDDGAGFDPASTDGSAGIAGSIVGRMASVGGTATVGSAPGRGTTVTLTWEPDDPEPGPAPTGRVALLVAATGDVRRPLYAVTVGYLAIMAMVALLQPGQVPQARWFLLWYAVVCALTVLLIVRSRTGVGPVPALAAAAFAVGGAVLSVAVVPYEDLLTFASWPVGAVAPLLTVLVIVRPSPEALLAVLAEQAGIVLVLAIGPMAGTAVGDVVLFALPMLVAPALGTLMGALLGVTIRRLGRATIEANARRAAVDAGAAADRVRRTVRDRRIAALHEEVRPFLASVAAGTDDPVTRRATATALEMAIRDELHLPGVLDRELRAAVDAARATGCRVVLQTAAGVRFDPGLVAALLRPVLGGTPPGEIVLGLHDDDGATTASLVVVPGRELAPPDGARVTMRDVTPEYAWVEVVVSA, encoded by the coding sequence ATGAACTTCCGGGCCGGCGTCGAGGTCGGCCTGCAACGCGCCTACGCCGTCCTCCTGGTGCTGTTCGGGGCGAGCTGGGCGGCGCTGGCCGTGCAGGGACTGGGCGGGACCGGGCCGGTCGGCGGCGCGCCCCTGTCGACGGCGGCGGCCGTCGCGTTCGTGGTGACGTCGGCGGTGCTGGTGGTCCGCGGCCTCACGACCCGGCTCGGCCCGGCCGACGTCGCGGTGATGGCGCTGGTCGACGCCGCGGTGCAGGTGGCCTTCGTGCTGGAGGAGCCGGCGGGCCTGGTCGTCGGCTACCGGACGCAGCCGGGCGTCGCGGCACTGGTGCCGTTGCTGACGCTGGCGCCGCGGCGCTTCGGGATCCCCGGGGCGGCCGGGGTGGTGGGCCTGCTGGTCGTCACGTCGATCCCGGCCGACGGGGTCCTCGCCGCGTTCCTCAACGTCTGGCCGCTGCTCGTCGCGGGGTCGATCGCGGCCGGGATGGCGCCCGCCCTGCGCACGGCCGGCGCCCGGGCGGATGCCGCGGCGCGGGCCGAGCGTGACGCCCGGATCGCCGCCGACGTCGCGGGCGCGGAGCGGGAGGCCTCCGCCGAGTTCGCGCGGATCCTGCACGACGACGTCTCCGCGGCCCTGCGCGGCGCCGCCACGCCCACCGTCCCGGCCGACGAGCGCCGCGCCGAGGCCCGGCGCGCGGTCGAGGCGCTGGACGGGTCGCCGGGCACGGCGGCGGAGACCGGCGAGGTCGACCTGCGCGAGACCCTCGCCGGACTGACCGGGCACACGCCACGCCGGACGACGGTGCCGGACGCCCCGGTCCCGGTCCCCGCGGGCGTGGCCGACGCGGTCCTGGGCGCCACCCGCGAGGCGCTGCGCAACGTCGACCGGCACGCCGGTGCGAACGAGGTGGCGCTGCGGCTCGACGACGGTCCCCGTCCCCGGGTGACGATCTCCGACGACGGCGCGGGCTTCGACCCCGCGTCCACCGACGGCTCGGCGGGGATCGCCGGCTCGATCGTCGGGCGGATGGCCTCGGTGGGCGGGACGGCGACCGTCGGGAGCGCACCCGGCCGCGGGACGACGGTGACGCTGACCTGGGAGCCGGACGACCCGGAGCCGGGCCCGGCCCCCACCGGGCGGGTGGCGCTGCTGGTGGCGGCCACCGGCGACGTCCGCCGCCCGCTCTACGCGGTCACCGTCGGCTACCTCGCGATCATGGCGATGGTGGCGCTGCTGCAGCCCGGCCAGGTGCCGCAGGCCCGCTGGTTCCTGCTCTGGTACGCCGTGGTCTGCGCGCTCACCGTGCTGCTGATCGTGCGTTCCCGGACCGGGGTCGGGCCGGTGCCCGCACTGGCCGCGGCGGCGTTCGCCGTCGGCGGGGCGGTGCTCAGCGTGGCCGTCGTGCCGTACGAGGACCTGCTGACGTTCGCGTCCTGGCCGGTCGGGGCGGTGGCGCCGCTGCTGACCGTCCTGGTGATCGTGCGGCCGTCGCCGGAGGCGTTGCTCGCGGTGCTGGCGGAGCAGGCCGGCATCGTGCTGGTGCTCGCCATCGGGCCGATGGCCGGGACGGCGGTCGGTGACGTGGTCCTGTTCGCCCTGCCGATGCTGGTCGCGCCCGCGCTGGGGACGCTGATGGGCGCGCTGCTCGGGGTGACGATCCGCCGTCTGGGCCGGGCGACGATCGAGGCCAACGCCCGCCGCGCCGCCGTCGACGCCGGTGCCGCCGCGGACCGGGTCCGCAGGACGGTGCGCGACCGCCGGATCGCCGCGCTGCACGAGGAGGTGCGCCCGTTCTTGGCCTCCGTCGCGGCCGGGACCGACGACCCGGTGACCCGGCGGGCGACGGCGACCGCGCTCGAGATGGCGATCCGTGACGAGCTGCACCTGCCCGGCGTGCTCGACCGGGAGCTGCGCGCCGCCGTCGACGCCGCCCGCGCGACCGGGTGCCGGGTCGTGCTCCAGACCGCGGCGGGGGTGCGGTTCGACCCCGGCCTGGTCGCGGCCCTGCTGCGCCCGGTGCTCGGCGGGACGCCGCCCGGCGAGATCGTGCTGGGCCTGCACGACGATGACGGCGCCACCACGGCGAGCCTCGTCGTCGTGCCCGGCCGGGAGCTGGCCCCGCCGGACGGCGCGCGGGTCACCATGCGCGACGTGACCCCGGAGTACGCGTGGGTCGAGGTCGTCGTCTCCGCGTGA
- the mtrA gene encoding MtrAB system response regulator MtrA: protein MKSRVLVVDDDPALAEMLTIVLRGEGFETAVVADGTRALPAVREVDPDVVLLDLMLPGMNGIDVCRAIRAESGVPIVMLTAKSDTVDVVLGLESGADDYVVKPFKPKELVARIRARVRRNESEPAEQLTIGEISIDVPAHQVVREGRPIALTPLEFDLLVALARKPRQVFTREVLLEQVWGYRHAADTRLVNVHVQRLRSKVERDPERPEVVLTVRGVGYKAGPP, encoded by the coding sequence ATGAAGTCGCGCGTGCTGGTGGTCGACGACGACCCGGCCCTGGCCGAGATGCTCACCATCGTGCTGCGGGGCGAGGGTTTCGAGACGGCGGTCGTCGCCGACGGCACCCGGGCCCTGCCCGCGGTGCGCGAGGTCGACCCCGACGTCGTCCTGCTCGACCTGATGCTGCCCGGGATGAACGGTATCGACGTCTGCCGGGCGATCCGGGCCGAGTCCGGCGTCCCGATCGTCATGCTGACGGCCAAGAGCGACACCGTCGACGTCGTCCTCGGGCTCGAGTCCGGCGCCGACGACTACGTGGTCAAGCCGTTCAAGCCCAAGGAGCTCGTCGCCCGGATCCGCGCCCGCGTGCGGCGCAACGAGTCCGAGCCGGCCGAGCAGCTGACCATCGGCGAGATCTCGATCGACGTGCCGGCGCACCAGGTCGTCCGGGAGGGCAGGCCGATCGCGCTGACCCCGCTGGAGTTCGACCTGCTCGTCGCGCTGGCCCGCAAGCCGCGCCAGGTGTTCACCCGCGAGGTGCTGCTCGAGCAGGTCTGGGGCTACCGGCACGCCGCCGACACCCGCCTGGTCAACGTGCACGTGCAGCGCCTGCGGTCGAAGGTGGAGCGCGATCCCGAGCGCCCCGAGGTCGTCCTGACCGTGCGCGGGGTGGGGTACAAGGCCGGCCCGCCGTGA
- a CDS encoding DUF1330 domain-containing protein, whose translation MTRAYWVNAFREVHDPEKLAAYVELGAPAVRKAGGRFLARGPAAGAHEAGRLERTTLIEFDSVEAAVAAYESPDYRAALDALGDGAERDIRIVEADEGTTATPGAAHFLSIYRAVHDADKVAAYRELGGPALQAEGGRFVARATASAVFEAGLRDRVVIIEFDDVEAAEAAYASAGYRKALDAFDNGAERDIRIVAPIND comes from the coding sequence ATGACCAGGGCGTACTGGGTGAACGCGTTCCGCGAGGTGCACGACCCCGAGAAGCTGGCGGCCTACGTCGAGCTGGGCGCACCGGCGGTGCGCAAGGCCGGAGGCCGGTTCCTGGCCCGTGGCCCGGCGGCCGGCGCCCACGAGGCGGGGCGGCTCGAGCGCACGACGCTGATCGAGTTCGACAGCGTCGAGGCGGCCGTCGCCGCCTACGAGAGCCCGGACTACCGCGCGGCCCTCGACGCGCTGGGCGACGGCGCCGAGCGCGACATCCGGATCGTCGAGGCCGACGAGGGCACGACGGCGACGCCGGGGGCCGCGCACTTCCTCTCGATCTACCGGGCGGTGCACGACGCGGACAAGGTCGCGGCCTACCGGGAGCTCGGCGGGCCGGCGCTGCAGGCCGAGGGCGGGCGGTTCGTCGCCCGCGCGACGGCGTCGGCGGTGTTCGAGGCCGGGCTGCGCGACCGCGTCGTCATCATCGAGTTCGACGACGTGGAGGCGGCCGAGGCCGCCTACGCGAGCGCGGGCTACCGCAAGGCCCTCGACGCGTTCGACAACGGGGCCGAGCGCGACATCCGGATCGTCGCGCCGATCAACGACTGA
- the mtrB gene encoding MtrAB system histidine kinase MtrB has product MRRLLRRIARLPLLRRLVRVLVPVRAQAHELGAILSASWRRSLQLRVVVSTLALSSAVVLVLGLVLQSEIAERLLQGKFAGALAQAEAGRVVLDSDLSGVDPDREGAQDTLTNALQRLTNSDGANPGSAGAGEFRAALTTGAGNGPEISAGPIDDVTREQRETVAEGGVSRQYTTVNGVPTLVIGQPVGTAGRELQFYLLFPLDAEQNTLNLVKSTLIVGGLVLMVLLAAIASLVTRQVVRPVRQAAEVAERFATGHLDERMPARGEDEVARLAESYNEMAGSLAAQIKQLEDFGALQRRFTSDVSHELRTPLTTVRMAADVLYASRDELLPALRRSSELLVSELDRFEALLADLLEISRLDAGVAELGAERVDMAGVVDNAVATVRGLADETGTPLVLMLPVGQYVEADPRRVERIVRNLVANAVDHGEGRPVEVTVGGDASAVAVLVRDRGVGLRPGEADLVFNRFWRAEESRARRSGGTGLGLSISIEDARLHGGWLQAWGEPGRGSAFRLTLPRHVGGHISASPLPLGPPDSDDEAPLTDPGAVSSVPTPPWGTPIPDRPRSRDDDDRLQPAERAIMDTGEDR; this is encoded by the coding sequence ATGCGCCGGCTGCTCCGCCGGATCGCGCGGCTCCCGCTGCTGCGACGGCTGGTCCGCGTGCTGGTCCCGGTGCGGGCGCAGGCGCACGAGCTGGGAGCGATCCTCTCGGCGTCCTGGCGGCGGTCGCTGCAGCTGCGTGTCGTCGTCTCCACGCTGGCGCTGTCCTCGGCCGTGGTCCTCGTCCTGGGCCTGGTGCTGCAGAGCGAGATCGCCGAGCGGCTGCTGCAGGGCAAGTTCGCCGGCGCGCTGGCCCAGGCCGAGGCCGGGCGGGTGGTGCTCGACAGCGACCTCTCCGGCGTCGACCCCGACCGTGAGGGCGCCCAGGACACGCTGACCAACGCGCTGCAGCGGCTGACGAACTCCGACGGCGCGAACCCCGGCTCGGCCGGTGCGGGCGAGTTCCGCGCCGCGCTGACCACCGGGGCGGGCAACGGCCCGGAGATCTCCGCGGGCCCGATCGACGACGTCACCCGCGAGCAGCGCGAGACCGTCGCCGAGGGCGGGGTGAGCCGGCAGTACACGACCGTCAACGGCGTGCCGACGCTGGTGATCGGCCAGCCGGTCGGGACCGCGGGCCGGGAGCTGCAGTTCTACCTGCTGTTCCCGCTGGACGCGGAGCAGAACACGCTCAACCTGGTCAAGTCGACGCTGATCGTCGGCGGCCTGGTGCTGATGGTGCTGCTCGCCGCGATCGCGAGCCTCGTGACCCGGCAGGTGGTGCGCCCGGTCCGCCAGGCCGCCGAGGTGGCCGAGCGTTTCGCCACCGGGCACCTGGACGAACGCATGCCCGCCCGCGGCGAGGACGAGGTCGCGCGCCTGGCCGAGTCCTACAACGAGATGGCCGGCAGCCTGGCCGCGCAGATCAAGCAGCTGGAGGACTTCGGCGCGCTGCAGCGCCGGTTCACCTCCGACGTCAGCCACGAGCTGCGTACCCCGCTGACCACGGTCCGGATGGCCGCCGACGTGCTCTACGCCTCCCGCGACGAGCTGCTCCCGGCGCTGCGGCGCAGCTCCGAGCTGCTGGTCAGCGAGCTGGACCGGTTCGAGGCGCTGCTGGCGGACCTGCTGGAGATCAGCCGCCTCGACGCCGGCGTCGCCGAGCTCGGCGCCGAACGGGTGGACATGGCCGGGGTCGTCGACAACGCGGTCGCCACCGTGCGCGGGCTGGCCGACGAGACCGGGACGCCGCTGGTGCTGATGCTGCCCGTCGGGCAGTACGTGGAGGCCGACCCGCGGCGGGTGGAGCGGATCGTGCGCAACCTGGTGGCCAACGCCGTCGACCACGGCGAGGGGCGCCCGGTCGAGGTCACGGTGGGCGGGGACGCCTCGGCGGTGGCGGTGCTGGTCCGCGACCGCGGCGTCGGCCTGCGCCCGGGCGAGGCCGACCTGGTGTTCAACCGCTTCTGGCGGGCCGAGGAGAGCCGGGCCCGGCGCAGCGGCGGCACCGGGCTGGGCCTGTCGATCAGCATCGAGGACGCGCGGCTGCACGGCGGCTGGCTGCAGGCCTGGGGCGAGCCCGGACGCGGGTCGGCGTTCCGGCTGACGCTGCCGCGCCACGTCGGCGGGCACATCTCGGCCAGCCCGCTGCCGCTGGGCCCGCCGGACTCCGACGACGAGGCGCCGCTCACCGACCCGGGCGCGGTCTCGTCGGTACCGACGCCGCCGTGGGGGACCCCCATCCCGGACCGGCCCCGGTCCCGTGACGACGACGACCGGCTGCAGCCCGCCGAGCGGGCGATCATGGACACGGGGGAGGACCGATGA
- a CDS encoding dTMP kinase — MGRLVVIEGLDGAGKRTFARALVAELDTLGARTTSLAFPRYDDDVHAELARDALYGRMGDLGSSVHAMAVLFALDRRAAAPELRTALAGHDVVLVDRYVASNAAYNAARLGQDAAGEVVAWVRELEIDRFDVPVPDHQLLLAVPREVAAARARSRELAEPGRARDAYESDDGLQARTDAVYRQLAASSWLSPWTVLDGAGDPDTRALAGRLLA, encoded by the coding sequence GTGGGACGGCTGGTCGTGATCGAGGGTCTGGACGGGGCCGGCAAGCGGACGTTCGCCCGCGCCCTGGTCGCCGAGCTCGACACGCTCGGCGCCCGGACGACGTCGCTGGCCTTCCCCCGCTACGACGACGACGTGCACGCCGAGCTCGCCCGCGACGCGCTCTACGGCCGGATGGGCGACCTGGGCTCGTCGGTGCACGCGATGGCGGTGCTGTTCGCTCTGGACCGCCGGGCCGCGGCTCCCGAGCTGCGGACCGCCCTGGCCGGGCACGACGTCGTCCTGGTGGACCGCTACGTCGCCTCGAACGCCGCCTACAACGCCGCCCGCCTGGGCCAGGACGCCGCCGGTGAGGTGGTGGCGTGGGTGCGGGAGCTGGAGATCGACCGGTTCGACGTCCCGGTGCCGGACCACCAGCTGCTGCTCGCCGTGCCCCGGGAGGTGGCCGCGGCGCGGGCCCGGTCCCGCGAGCTCGCCGAGCCCGGCCGGGCCCGCGACGCCTACGAGAGCGACGACGGTCTGCAGGCCCGCACCGACGCCGTCTACCGGCAGCTGGCCGCCTCGTCGTGGCTGAGCCCGTGGACGGTCCTGGACGGAGCGGGGGATCCCGACACGCGTGCCCTGGCCGGGCGTCTGCTGGCCTGA
- a CDS encoding NUDIX hydrolase — protein MNGSGDGWVRCALGHRHWGLYGAAGLLVRHRDPDSGSEWVLLQHRADWSHHGGTWGVPGGARDSGETAREAALREGAEESDLDLDMLREADTFVDDHGGWSYTTVVLRSPAAPPVAVRGMESTELRWVRTDRLGELDLHPGFAGTWPRVRELGA, from the coding sequence ATGAACGGCTCGGGGGACGGCTGGGTCCGGTGCGCCCTCGGGCACCGGCACTGGGGGCTCTACGGCGCGGCCGGTCTGCTGGTGCGCCACCGCGACCCGGACTCCGGCAGCGAGTGGGTGCTGCTGCAGCACCGTGCGGACTGGAGCCACCACGGCGGCACGTGGGGCGTGCCCGGCGGTGCGCGCGACTCCGGCGAGACCGCCCGGGAGGCGGCGCTGCGCGAGGGCGCCGAGGAGAGCGACCTCGACCTGGACATGCTGCGCGAGGCGGACACCTTCGTCGACGACCACGGCGGCTGGAGCTACACCACGGTCGTGCTGCGCTCGCCGGCCGCGCCGCCGGTGGCGGTGCGGGGGATGGAGAGCACCGAGCTGCGCTGGGTGCGCACCGACCGTCTCGGCGAGCTGGACCTGCACCCCGGGTTCGCGGGGACCTGGCCGCGGGTGCGCGAGCTGGGCGCCTGA
- the hpf gene encoding ribosome hibernation-promoting factor, HPF/YfiA family — MEITVTGRNVEVPDHFRGHVEEKLSRLERYDHKIVGMEVELFHEPNPRQQKSCQRLEITGRGGCGAVARAEAVAGDFYAALDLAVGKLASRLSRSHDRRKPSRRDKVLAGRAAATPGGTALLEEAPPLEDLVPGPRGHAEHLDDEYRPGRIVRDKVHDARPMSVDEALSRMELVGHDFYLFADAESGLPSVVYRRKGYDYGVIRLNG, encoded by the coding sequence GTGGAGATCACCGTAACCGGCCGGAACGTTGAGGTACCGGATCATTTCCGTGGCCATGTCGAGGAGAAGCTCAGCCGCCTCGAACGCTACGACCACAAGATCGTCGGGATGGAGGTCGAGCTCTTCCACGAGCCGAACCCCCGCCAGCAGAAGAGCTGCCAGAGACTCGAGATCACCGGACGCGGCGGGTGCGGTGCCGTCGCCCGCGCCGAGGCTGTCGCCGGTGACTTCTACGCCGCGCTCGACCTCGCCGTCGGCAAGCTCGCGAGCCGCCTGAGCCGCTCGCACGACCGCCGCAAGCCCAGCCGCCGGGACAAGGTGCTCGCCGGCCGCGCCGCGGCCACGCCGGGCGGTACCGCCCTGCTCGAGGAGGCTCCCCCGCTCGAGGACCTGGTGCCCGGGCCCCGGGGGCACGCCGAGCACCTCGACGACGAGTACCGGCCCGGCCGGATCGTCCGGGACAAGGTGCACGACGCCCGGCCGATGTCGGTGGACGAGGCGCTGTCGCGGATGGAGCTCGTCGGGCACGACTTCTATCTCTTCGCCGACGCCGAGTCCGGCCTTCCGTCGGTGGTCTACCGGCGGAAGGGTTACGACTACGGCGTCATCCGGCTGAACGGCTGA
- a CDS encoding LpqB family beta-propeller domain-containing protein: MRNRLAGVLGVALTALVLAGCASVPGHTSVQVLRQIGDNGAAAVPSGPIDDRDPLGLVRGFVYASGQPDDRHASARRFLAPQASNWDDGASLTILDERFDTVFSPDGITGDPNRATVRIRGTRLGTLDPFGAFEASPAPVEVDVGVVNRDGTWRIDGLPPGVLVRGSDFRANYRSLKAWFVDPVHKTVLADPHYIPSARTTALATRAVEVLLHGPSAGLQGAATTAFPPGAKLRSNLTESADGVVVLDLAGVDGLSDTDRRLLAAQLALTLAEVSVPRVRILSDGEPLIAGRPDLGREDVVDLVAGPPASAPLAAMVIENGRVRMLGDAGADTPLAGQAGNGSFFVTDAASSSRSNRIAVVSREETGTQRLLTGPVDGQLTATPVSGGSLTAATWNAAGDEVWVLADGVPQRVLVPAAGPTRQASLDAEEITSRGPVRDLVLSRDGTRVAAVAGGRALVGAVVTLPGGAVSVRQVRELRPAELDGVVALDWRAGDQLVVAANSDRPVSLVSVDGLTLDPMPSVNLTSPLRTVAAAPGRAMYVADRTGVWSFAGGDLDAWRQSLGATSDARPFYPN, translated from the coding sequence ATGAGGAACAGGCTCGCGGGCGTCCTCGGCGTGGCCCTGACGGCGCTGGTGCTCGCCGGGTGCGCCAGCGTCCCGGGGCACACCTCGGTGCAGGTGCTGCGCCAGATCGGCGACAACGGCGCCGCGGCGGTGCCGTCCGGCCCGATCGACGACCGGGACCCGCTGGGCCTGGTCCGCGGCTTCGTCTACGCCTCCGGGCAGCCCGACGACCGGCACGCCTCCGCCCGCCGCTTCCTGGCGCCGCAGGCCTCGAACTGGGACGACGGCGCGTCGCTGACGATCCTCGACGAGCGGTTCGACACGGTGTTCTCCCCGGACGGGATCACCGGCGACCCGAACCGGGCCACCGTCCGGATCCGTGGCACCCGACTCGGCACGCTGGACCCGTTCGGCGCGTTCGAGGCGTCCCCGGCGCCGGTCGAGGTCGACGTCGGGGTGGTCAACCGGGACGGGACGTGGCGGATCGACGGCCTGCCCCCGGGCGTGCTGGTGCGCGGCTCGGACTTCCGGGCCAACTACCGCTCGCTCAAGGCCTGGTTCGTCGACCCGGTGCACAAGACCGTCCTGGCCGACCCGCACTACATCCCCAGTGCCCGGACCACGGCGCTGGCGACCCGCGCGGTCGAGGTGCTGCTGCACGGACCCTCGGCCGGGCTGCAGGGCGCGGCGACGACCGCGTTCCCGCCCGGGGCGAAGCTGCGCTCCAACCTCACCGAGTCCGCCGACGGCGTCGTCGTGCTCGACCTGGCCGGTGTGGACGGGCTCTCCGACACCGACCGCAGGCTGCTGGCCGCACAGCTCGCGCTCACCCTGGCCGAGGTCAGCGTCCCGCGGGTGCGGATCCTCTCCGACGGCGAGCCGCTGATCGCCGGGCGCCCGGACCTGGGCCGGGAGGACGTCGTCGACCTGGTGGCCGGGCCGCCGGCGAGCGCGCCGCTGGCCGCGATGGTGATCGAGAACGGGCGGGTGCGGATGCTCGGCGACGCCGGTGCGGACACCCCGCTGGCCGGGCAGGCGGGCAACGGGTCGTTCTTCGTGACCGACGCGGCGAGCTCGTCGCGGTCGAACCGGATCGCGGTGGTCTCCCGCGAGGAGACCGGCACCCAGCGGCTGCTGACCGGTCCGGTGGACGGGCAGCTCACCGCCACCCCGGTCTCCGGCGGGTCGCTGACCGCGGCCACCTGGAACGCCGCGGGCGACGAGGTGTGGGTGCTCGCCGACGGTGTCCCGCAACGGGTCCTGGTGCCGGCCGCGGGCCCGACGCGGCAGGCGTCGCTGGACGCGGAGGAGATCACCTCGCGGGGCCCGGTGCGCGACCTGGTGCTCTCCCGGGACGGGACCCGGGTCGCCGCGGTGGCCGGGGGACGCGCTCTCGTCGGCGCCGTGGTGACGCTGCCCGGCGGCGCGGTGTCGGTGCGCCAGGTGCGCGAGCTGCGCCCGGCGGAGCTGGACGGCGTGGTGGCGCTGGACTGGCGTGCGGGCGACCAGCTCGTGGTGGCCGCGAACTCCGACCGCCCGGTGTCGCTGGTGTCGGTGGACGGCCTGACGCTGGACCCGATGCCGAGCGTGAACCTGACCTCGCCGCTGCGGACGGTGGCCGCCGCACCCGGCCGGGCGATGTACGTGGCCGACCGGACCGGGGTGTGGAGCTTCGCCGGCGGCGACCTCGACGCGTGGCGCCAGTCGCTCGGGGCGACGTCGGACGCACGGCCGTTCTACCCGAACTGA
- a CDS encoding ComF family protein translates to MTTRELLAGLTDLVLPSTCGGCGAPGGGWCPACADATGGPLTVTLPRAGPTAAAGRYRGPLRRALLGYKERGRRDLAPSLAGLLVPPVAAVLPVSPPGPVWLVPAPSRPGAARMRGGDHVARLARVLAVRLGAAGLPAHVAPVLALDRRARDSVGLDPAQRAANLNGGMRFRPPGAGVQGPGADAVVVLVDDVVTTGATLRACRDMLLRNEIAVSAAIVLCDATGGAAGRAPVITRVPDNAHGARPKLLRDRSGGSVTGMSSGRTNR, encoded by the coding sequence ATGACCACACGGGAGCTCCTCGCCGGACTGACCGACCTCGTGCTGCCCAGCACCTGCGGCGGGTGCGGCGCGCCGGGCGGCGGCTGGTGCCCGGCCTGCGCCGACGCCACCGGCGGGCCGCTGACGGTGACGCTGCCGCGCGCCGGGCCGACGGCGGCGGCCGGCCGGTACCGCGGCCCGCTGCGCCGGGCCCTGCTCGGCTACAAGGAACGCGGCCGGCGTGATCTCGCGCCGTCGCTGGCCGGGCTGCTCGTGCCGCCGGTCGCCGCGGTGCTGCCGGTCTCGCCGCCGGGACCGGTGTGGCTGGTGCCGGCCCCGTCACGGCCGGGTGCGGCCCGGATGCGCGGCGGTGACCACGTGGCCCGGCTGGCGCGTGTCCTGGCCGTGCGCCTCGGCGCGGCCGGGCTGCCGGCGCACGTCGCGCCGGTGCTCGCCCTCGACCGGCGGGCCCGCGACTCGGTCGGCCTGGACCCGGCGCAGCGGGCCGCGAACCTGAACGGGGGCATGCGGTTCCGTCCACCCGGGGCCGGTGTCCAGGGTCCGGGGGCGGACGCCGTCGTCGTGCTCGTGGACGATGTGGTCACCACCGGCGCCACGCTGCGTGCCTGCCGAGACATGTTGCTTCGCAACGAGATCGCAGTGTCCGCGGCAATCGTGCTGTGCGATGCGACCGGGGGAGCGGCCGGGCGGGCCCCGGTGATCACCCGGGTGCCGGATAACGCTCACGGTGCGCGCCCGAAGTTGCTCCGGGATCGCTCGGGCGGGTCGGTGACAGGTATGTCCAGCGGGCGGACGAACCGCTAA